Genomic window (Gemmatimonadota bacterium):
ATGGACTGGAACTTAGCGACGACATCGCCATCTTTGGCCCGTGCGCGTCCTCCTGCTCTCCCCCGAGTCACCCTCCCGCGGCATCCTCCGCTCGCTTACGTCCCTCGGCGTCGAGCCGGTCGTGCCGCGGGCCACTGGCGAAACCGAGATCGACGGCCAGGTCCGCCTGGTTCGCGTCACCGCCCGTGGCGAGCCAAGTGACCCGATGGACCTGCGCTGGTCGCGCAAGGCACTCCGGACTGCTGTCCGCGACACAGGCCCCGAACTCATTCACATCATCGCCGACCCGTGGACGCCGACCGCCGAGGCGGGCGCCGCCGCGGCACGAGACCTGAAGATTCCTTACGTGCTCGTCGGTACGTCGAGCGTCGGCGGCCCCAAGGGTCTCACTGCCGGCTGGCAGTCGAATCGGATTCGCGATGGTGCGGCGGCGCTCGGCGGAATCGTTCGCACCGCGCTTGATCATCTCGCGAACGGAACCAGCGACAAGCCGACTGCGGTGATCCCGACCGGCGGAGTGAAGATCCCCGCAGCGCACCTCGTACGCGCGCCGAACGGCGCCATCACCTTCGGCGTGGTCGGCCGAGTCGTGAAGGAGCGCGGCCTCGACCTGCTGCTCGACGCCCTGAGCGAGACCTACGGCGATTGGCGGTTACGAATCGTCGGCACCGGCTCGGCGCAGGAGGCGCTCGAGGCTCAAGCCCAGCGTCTCGGGCTCTCGAGCCGCCTCGAATGGCTGGGTGCCCTCCCTCGCGAGGCGCTGGGCGCCTTCTGGGGAAGCATCGACGCCCTGGTGGCGCCATCGCGTTCCACGCCGCAGTGGGTCGAACCCACGGGCGCTGTCGTGCTCGAAGCGATG
Coding sequences:
- a CDS encoding glycosyltransferase family 4 protein, which gives rise to MRVLLLSPESPSRGILRSLTSLGVEPVVPRATGETEIDGQVRLVRVTARGEPSDPMDLRWSRKALRTAVRDTGPELIHIIADPWTPTAEAGAAAARDLKIPYVLVGTSSVGGPKGLTAGWQSNRIRDGAAALGGIVRTALDHLANGTSDKPTAVIPTGGVKIPAAHLVRAPNGAITFGVVGRVVKERGLDLLLDALSETYGDWRLRIVGTGSAQEALEAQAQRLGLSSRLEWLGALPREALGAFWGSIDALVAPSRSTPQWVEPTGAVVLEAMAHGIAPIVSRCGALPDVVAEAGLVVAEDDRPALARALQALVAEPARAQTIGATARHRVLEFYGDAAIAERMILLWRRASERR